The sequence GATCCTCAATGGTCTGGACAAGGGCAGCGCCTACGCGTTGATCGCGCTTGGCCTGACCCTGATCTTCGGCACGCTGGGCGTGGTGAATTTCGCGCACGGCGCGCTCTTCATGCTGGGCGCGTTCTGCGCTGTTGCGCTCAACAAGCTCTTGTCCCTGCAAAAGGTCGTCCTCAGTGAAACCGAGACCACGGCATGGGGCACGCCGGTCGAGATCCGTACCCCCTACGTGGAAGCTTGGTTCGGTGACCTCGGCAGGCTGCTGGTCGACTACTCGGTCCCGGTCTCCATCCTGGTCGCCATTCCCTTCATGCTGATCGTGGGCGTGGTCATGGAGCGCGGCCTGATCAAGCATTTCTATAAGCGCCCGCACGCCGAACAGATCCTGGTGACCTTCGGGCTCGCCATCGTGCTGCAGGAGATCATCAAGGCCTGGTTCGGGGCCAATCCGATCCCGCAGCCGGCGCCCGAGGATCTTCGTGGAATGGTCGATTTCGGGGTCATCATCGGCATCGATGCAGGCAACGTGGTCTATCCGCTCTGGCGTCTCATCTACTTCCTGTTCGCCGCCGTGATCGTCGGCTCGGTCTTCGCATTCCTCCAGTTCACGACCTTCGGCATGGTGGTGCGCGCGGGCATGGCCGACCGGGAGACGGTCGGGCTCCTTGGCATAGACATCGACAAGCGCTTCACCCTGATGTTCGGATTGGCGGCCGTGGTCGCCGGTCTCGCAGGGGTGATGTACACGCCGATCCTCAGCCCCGATTACCACTTGGGCATGGACTTCCTGGTCTTGAGCTTCGTGGTCGTCGTGGTCGGCGGCATGGGCTCTCTGCCCGGCGCGGTCGCAGCGGGTTTCCTGCTCGGCATTCTGCAGTCCTTCGCCTCCATGAACGAGGTGAAGGAGATTTTCCCCGGCATCGACCAGATCATCATTTACCTGATCGCCGTCGTCATTCTTCTGGCAAGGCCGCGCGGTTTGATGGGCCGCAAGGGCGTGATGGAGACCTAAGTCATGATCGAAAAGTATTCAGCAACCAACGACCGGCTCCTATTGATCGCCTTCATCGTGCTTACGCTGGCCGGGCCGATCATCCTGGCGCCCTTCGGCGCGGGCTATCCCGATCTTCTGCAGAAGTTCGCCATCTACGGCATCTTCGCGATCGGCTTCAACATCCTCTTCGGCCTGACCGGATATCTCTCTTTCGGTCACGCGGCCTTTCTGGGTGTCGGCTCCTATGCGGCGGTCTGGTGTTTCAAGCTTCTGTCGATGAACGTGATCCCGGGCGTGATCTTCGCGGTGATCATGGGCGGGCTCTTCTCCGCCCTGATCGGCTTCATATCGCTGCGCCGTTCGGGCATCTACTTCTCGATCCTGACGCTGGCCTTCGCTCAGATGAGCTATAACCTGGCCTACTCGGTCCTGACACCGATCACCAACGGCGAGACCGGGCTGCAGATCACGCTCGACGACCCGCGCGTGCTCGACGGACAGCTGGGCCAGGGCGAATTGCCGCTTTCCAACATTTTCGGGCTGCCGATGCAGGAGACCTGGGAAACCAGCTTCTTGGGCATGACCTTCCACTTCAACGCGGGCTTCTACTTCTGCGCCCTGATCCTGATCGTCGCCTTCTACATCTCCATGCGGATTTTCCGCTCGCCCTTCGGCATGATGCTGCGCGCGGTCAAGTCCAACCAGAACAGGCTCAGCTACACCGGCTTCAACACGCGTCCCTACACGCTTGCGGCCTTCGTGATATCCGGCATGTACGCCGGTCTCGCCGGCGGCCTGCTGGCGGCGACGGATCCGCTCGCGGGCGCCGAGCGCATGCAGTGGACGGCCTCGGGCGAGGTCGTGCTCATGACCATCCTGGGCGGTGCCGGCACCTTGATCGGGCCGGTTCTGGGCGCGGGCCTCATCAAGTACTTCGAGAACATCTTCTCCTCCTTCAACGATCAGATGCTGGAGGCTTTCTTCGGCTTCCTGCCGGAGTCGGTGACCAGCGCCCTGGTCTGGGTCTCGAGCGCCTTCGTGGGCGAAGGCTGGCATCTGACGCTGGGCGTGATCTTCATGGCCATCGTGATCTTCCTGCCGGGCGGGCTGATGGAAGGAGTGATGAGGATCATGCGCTTGATCCGTTCCAAGGGTTCGGGCTCCGGAGGAGGTTCGTCCTCCACCGCTGAGCAACCGGCCGAGTAAGGGGAGGGGATCATGTCCATTCTCACGGTACGCAACGTCAACAAGAACTTCGGTGGCCTGAAAGCCCTGAACGAGGTCAACCTCGAGGTCCAGGAAGGCAGCGTTCACGCCATCATCGGGCCCAACGGCGCGGGCAAATCGACTCTGCTCAATTGCTTCATCGGGCGGCTCGATCCGGACACGGGCACCGTGGATTTCGACGGCACGTCGCTCCTGGGCTTGAAGCCGCACCAGATCAATCAGGCGGGCGTCAGCCGCGTCTTCCAGACGCCCGAGATCTTCGGCGACCTGACGCTGCTGGAAAACGTGATGATCCCGGCCTTCGCGCGGCGTGACGGTTCCTTCAAGCTCAACGGCTGGAACCCGGTGCGCGATGAAGACGATGTGCGCGACGACGCCATGAGCATGCTGAAGGAATTGGGGCTGGCCAACCTCGCCATGAATACCGCCGGGCAGCTCTCGCGCGGCGACAAGCGGCGTCTGGAATTGGCCATGTGCCTGGTGCAGAAGCCCAAGCTCCTGCTGCTCGACGAGCCGACGGCCGGCATGGCGCGCGCCGACACCAACCGCACCATCGATCTCTTGAAGACCATCGCGGGCCGTGGGATTACCATGGTGGTGATCGAACACGACATGCACGTGGTCTTCTCCCTGGCGGAGCGCATCTCCGTTCTTGCTCAGGGAACCATCATCGCCGAGGACGTGCCCGAGAAGATCAAGGGCAATCCGAAGGTGCAGGAAGCCTATCTGGGAGGAGCGCACCTATGAGCCAGGCAGAAAAGCAAGACAGCGAGGTTCAGCCGCATTCTTCCCGCGTGCCGCCGAAGCGCGCGCAGGGCGGCTCGACCGCCTACGTTTCGGTGTGGGACCTGCACGCCTATTACGGCGAGAGCTACATCGTCCAGGGCGTCTCCTTCGACGTCCGTGAGGGAGAGATCGTGGCGCTGCTGGGCCGTAACGGCGCCGGCAAGACCTCGACGCTGCGCGCGCTGGCGCGGGTCGACGATCCCGCCCTCAAGCACGGTGAGGTGTGGCTCGATCACAAGCCGCTCCATAACATGCGCGCCCATGAAGCGGCGCAGAACGGCATCGGGCTGGTGCCCGAAGACCGCCGCATCATCGCCGGCCTGACGGTCGAGGAGAACCTGCAACTCGCGCAGATCGCACCGCCCAAGGGCTGGTCGATCGATCGCATCTATGAGCTTTTCCCGCGTCTGGCCGAGCGCCGCCGGCAGGAGGGCACCACAATGTCGGGCGGCGAGCAGCAAATGCTGGCCATCGCCCGCGCCCTGGCCCGCGACGTCAAGCTGCTGCTGCTGGACGAGCCCTATGAGGGCCTCGCGCCCGTGATCGTGCAGGAGATCGAGAAGACCTTGGTCAAGATCAAGGAACTCGGCATGACCACCATCATCGTCGAACAGAATGCCATCGCCGCCCTCAACCTCGCCGACCGCGCGATTATTCTGGACATGGGGCAGGTGGTCTACGACGGCACGGCGCAAGAGGTGCTGGACGACGCCGAGCTGCGTCAGGAGTACCTGGCGATCTGATTCCCGGCGGCGGGCTCTCAAGAGGGGCGCAAGACCCTGAAGAGAACCGCCGTTTTCCGGCAAGGGGGTTCACGCCGGAATGCGCATTCTTCTGGCTTGTTGGGGTACCTTTGGCGAGGTGCGTCCGTACCTTTGGTTGTCCCGCGAGCTGATGCAGGCGGGGCACCGGGTCACCGTCGCCGGACCCGCTATCTTCTCAAGGACCTTCGATCAGGTCGCTGAAAACTACCTTCCCCTGCCGCCTGAGCTGGGCGCTCGGTCCCATGACCCTGCGTTCCTGGGCCGTCTCTTCGACGCCCGGCAAGGACTTGAGCAGTTGCTGTCCGAGCTTTTGGACCCGGCGGCCGCCGCGCAGCGCGAAGCCGTCGCCCGGCTGCTGGCCGGTGCGGAGTCCCAGGCGACCCCCTTTGAGCGCGCCTTCGTCAGCTGGACCGCCTGTGGCGCCTTCGTCGCCTGCCGGGAAGCGGGCCTGCCGACGGTTCAGTGCCATCTCTATCCCCAGTCCCTGTTTCCTGCAGAAGACCTGCCGGTCTTCATGCGCTGGCCGCGCCTTACCGGGCGGCTGCAAGGTGGGGGCGCCTCACGGGCATCGGCCTCTCAATTGCGAGCGGCGATCCACCGCTATGCCCAAGCGCTCATGCCCGCGCTGACGGCCCTCCAGGTTTCAGCAGGCTGGCCGCCGGAGAGCCGCGGCCCCTTGCCCTTGGCCGCGCCCTGGCCCCGTCTGGCGCTCTTCCCGGAGAGCTTCCTCAAGCGACCGGAGCCGGGCGTGAGCCATCTCGCCAACCATTGGGCAAGCCGAACCGGAACGCCGCCACCCGCGGTGTCCCGCTTTCTCGACGAGGGACCTCCGCCCGTCGTCGTCAGCCTGGGTTCGGTCTCCGCAGGCGCCCCCAAAGCGCTGCTGGCGGAGCTTGCTCAGGCGCTGGAGCATCTCGGGGAGCGCGCGGTGCTGCTCCTCGGACTGCTTCAGCAGGGGGTGGAGCGTCGTTCCGGATCGCTGTTGCTG comes from Limibacillus sp. and encodes:
- a CDS encoding branched-chain amino acid ABC transporter permease; translation: MLNGLDKGSAYALIALGLTLIFGTLGVVNFAHGALFMLGAFCAVALNKLLSLQKVVLSETETTAWGTPVEIRTPYVEAWFGDLGRLLVDYSVPVSILVAIPFMLIVGVVMERGLIKHFYKRPHAEQILVTFGLAIVLQEIIKAWFGANPIPQPAPEDLRGMVDFGVIIGIDAGNVVYPLWRLIYFLFAAVIVGSVFAFLQFTTFGMVVRAGMADRETVGLLGIDIDKRFTLMFGLAAVVAGLAGVMYTPILSPDYHLGMDFLVLSFVVVVVGGMGSLPGAVAAGFLLGILQSFASMNEVKEIFPGIDQIIIYLIAVVILLARPRGLMGRKGVMET
- a CDS encoding branched-chain amino acid ABC transporter permease; its protein translation is MIEKYSATNDRLLLIAFIVLTLAGPIILAPFGAGYPDLLQKFAIYGIFAIGFNILFGLTGYLSFGHAAFLGVGSYAAVWCFKLLSMNVIPGVIFAVIMGGLFSALIGFISLRRSGIYFSILTLAFAQMSYNLAYSVLTPITNGETGLQITLDDPRVLDGQLGQGELPLSNIFGLPMQETWETSFLGMTFHFNAGFYFCALILIVAFYISMRIFRSPFGMMLRAVKSNQNRLSYTGFNTRPYTLAAFVISGMYAGLAGGLLAATDPLAGAERMQWTASGEVVLMTILGGAGTLIGPVLGAGLIKYFENIFSSFNDQMLEAFFGFLPESVTSALVWVSSAFVGEGWHLTLGVIFMAIVIFLPGGLMEGVMRIMRLIRSKGSGSGGGSSSTAEQPAE
- a CDS encoding ABC transporter ATP-binding protein, translated to MSILTVRNVNKNFGGLKALNEVNLEVQEGSVHAIIGPNGAGKSTLLNCFIGRLDPDTGTVDFDGTSLLGLKPHQINQAGVSRVFQTPEIFGDLTLLENVMIPAFARRDGSFKLNGWNPVRDEDDVRDDAMSMLKELGLANLAMNTAGQLSRGDKRRLELAMCLVQKPKLLLLDEPTAGMARADTNRTIDLLKTIAGRGITMVVIEHDMHVVFSLAERISVLAQGTIIAEDVPEKIKGNPKVQEAYLGGAHL
- a CDS encoding ABC transporter ATP-binding protein, producing the protein MSQAEKQDSEVQPHSSRVPPKRAQGGSTAYVSVWDLHAYYGESYIVQGVSFDVREGEIVALLGRNGAGKTSTLRALARVDDPALKHGEVWLDHKPLHNMRAHEAAQNGIGLVPEDRRIIAGLTVEENLQLAQIAPPKGWSIDRIYELFPRLAERRRQEGTTMSGGEQQMLAIARALARDVKLLLLDEPYEGLAPVIVQEIEKTLVKIKELGMTTIIVEQNAIAALNLADRAIILDMGQVVYDGTAQEVLDDAELRQEYLAI
- a CDS encoding glycosyltransferase, translating into MRILLACWGTFGEVRPYLWLSRELMQAGHRVTVAGPAIFSRTFDQVAENYLPLPPELGARSHDPAFLGRLFDARQGLEQLLSELLDPAAAAQREAVARLLAGAESQATPFERAFVSWTACGAFVACREAGLPTVQCHLYPQSLFPAEDLPVFMRWPRLTGRLQGGGASRASASQLRAAIHRYAQALMPALTALQVSAGWPPESRGPLPLAAPWPRLALFPESFLKRPEPGVSHLANHWASRTGTPPPAVSRFLDEGPPPVVVSLGSVSAGAPKALLAELAQALEHLGERAVLLLGLLQQGVERRSGSLLLAGDVWPTTVLPRAKAVVHHAGMGSLQEALAQGLPALALPRGFDQLDNAQRLVRLGLGLHLPPALQSGAVLRDSLDALRSDEALASRAETWARERRLEQGVTPEEALALV